In one window of Bemisia tabaci chromosome 6, PGI_BMITA_v3 DNA:
- the LOC109036975 gene encoding facilitated trehalose transporter Tret1 isoform X1 gives MAGEPEIITWSCWLRTVVAGITALFLLAFAGMNNGASNLLLSQLTKKDSLIPISQDQESWVASLGLLAAPIAPILIGPFIDFFGRKKGVLVFYLIMGIGWAVIGSAKNVTQLYIGRMICSFGEGFEACAVVYLAEICATEQRSIVLAWLRALFSAGVLLVEVINTCVSWPVACLGFSLAAFAFAIAELFVPESPAWLFRQGKEEAAVKNLQRLGRSQAGVHLEIETLRQRESSTESLSWRTFLKPTVWKPFVILAVFHVIQLSTGCDVIIFYQVDFLASLGTTYDPVSVSVALSTVRFLSNITVGVYTNSISRKLSTAISGFCMAVPLAGAVIYEYHYRCVPCDRPVQWLPLTFIFAYLVAAEFAVNCLPGTMVGELYPLSVRGTMSGATHFAAHCSYFAYVKFYFACLRVLKIHGILFVFAASSFLAGLFGIYILPETHGKSLVEVERGFEGKTQEIDQNIVVPLSSINS, from the exons ATGGCTGGTGAACCTGAAATTATTACTTGGAGCTGTTGGCTTCGAACA GTTGTCGCCGGAATCACAGCGTTGTTTCTTTTAGCTTTTGCGGGTATGAACAACGGAGCGTCAAATCTTCTGTTATCTCAGCTGACAAAAAAGGACTCCTTGATCCCTATCTCTCAAGACCAAGAATCTTGGGTAG CGAGCCTTGGACTTTTGGCTGCGCCAATTgctccaattctgattggtccaTTTATTGACTTTTTTGGGCGTAAAAAAGGAGTCCTGGTTTTTTATCTCATCATGGGTATCGGGTGGGCAGTCATTGGCAGCGCTAAAAATGTGACCCAACTCTACATAGGTCGCATGATTTGCTCTTTCGGTGAAG gttttgaGGCATGTGCAGTAGTCTACCTGGCAGAGATCTGCGCAACAGAGCAGCGTAGTATCGTACTTGCCTGGCTGAGAGCACTATTCTCCGCAGGAGTTCTCTTGGTGGAAGTCATCAACACCTGCGTGTCATGGCCTGTAGCCTGCCTTGGATTCAGTCTGGCCGCCTTCGCGTTCGCAATAGCCGAGTTGTTTGTACCGGAGTCTCCAGCATGGCTCTTTCGCCAAGGCAAGGAAGAGGCGGCCGTAAAAAATCTCCAGAGGCTTGGAAGAAGTCAAGCCGGGGTTCATCTGGAGATCGAGACTCTCAGGCAACGCGAGAGTAGCACCGAATCGCTCTCCTGGCGAACCTTTCTGAAGCCGACAGTTTGGAAACCTTTCGTCATTCTTGCTGTTTTTCACGTGATACAGCTCTCAACCGGCTGCGACGTTATTATTTTTTACCAG GTGGATTTCCTAGCGAGTCTAGGCACGACCTACGACCCTGTGTCAGTCTCTGTGGCCTTATCAACAGTCAGATTCCTCTCAAACATAACTGTCGGCGTCTACACCAATTCGATTTCCCGGAAATTATCAACTGCAATTTCCGGTTTCTGCATGGCGGTGCCCCTCGCCGGAGCGGTAATATACGAGTACCATTACCGGTGCGTACCGTGCGACAGGCCCGTCCAATGGCTGCCTCTCACATTCATCTTCGCCTACCTAGTGGCGGCCGAATTCGCTGTTAACTGTCTGCCCGGGACTATGGTAGGAGAGTTGTACCCACTTAGCGTTAGGGGTACCATGAGTGGGGCAACACATTTTGCTGCGCATTGCTCTTATTTTGCGTACGTTAAGTTTTACTTTGCGTGCCTGAGGGTTTTGAAGATTCACGGGATTTTATTCGTGTTTGCAGCGAGTTCTTTTCTTGCTGGTCTTTTTGGGATTTATATATTGCCGGAGACACACGGCAAAAGCCTGGTGGAGGTGGAACGAGGTTTCGAGGGGAAAACTCAGGAAATTGACCAAAATATTGTGGTACCACTATCCTCTATTAATAGCTAA
- the LOC109036975 gene encoding facilitated trehalose transporter Tret1 isoform X2: MAGEPEIITWSCWLRTVVAGITALFLLAFAGMNNGASNLLLSQLTKKDSLIPISQDQESWVGFEACAVVYLAEICATEQRSIVLAWLRALFSAGVLLVEVINTCVSWPVACLGFSLAAFAFAIAELFVPESPAWLFRQGKEEAAVKNLQRLGRSQAGVHLEIETLRQRESSTESLSWRTFLKPTVWKPFVILAVFHVIQLSTGCDVIIFYQVDFLASLGTTYDPVSVSVALSTVRFLSNITVGVYTNSISRKLSTAISGFCMAVPLAGAVIYEYHYRCVPCDRPVQWLPLTFIFAYLVAAEFAVNCLPGTMVGELYPLSVRGTMSGATHFAAHCSYFAYVKFYFACLRVLKIHGILFVFAASSFLAGLFGIYILPETHGKSLVEVERGFEGKTQEIDQNIVVPLSSINS; this comes from the exons ATGGCTGGTGAACCTGAAATTATTACTTGGAGCTGTTGGCTTCGAACA GTTGTCGCCGGAATCACAGCGTTGTTTCTTTTAGCTTTTGCGGGTATGAACAACGGAGCGTCAAATCTTCTGTTATCTCAGCTGACAAAAAAGGACTCCTTGATCCCTATCTCTCAAGACCAAGAATCTTGGGTAG gttttgaGGCATGTGCAGTAGTCTACCTGGCAGAGATCTGCGCAACAGAGCAGCGTAGTATCGTACTTGCCTGGCTGAGAGCACTATTCTCCGCAGGAGTTCTCTTGGTGGAAGTCATCAACACCTGCGTGTCATGGCCTGTAGCCTGCCTTGGATTCAGTCTGGCCGCCTTCGCGTTCGCAATAGCCGAGTTGTTTGTACCGGAGTCTCCAGCATGGCTCTTTCGCCAAGGCAAGGAAGAGGCGGCCGTAAAAAATCTCCAGAGGCTTGGAAGAAGTCAAGCCGGGGTTCATCTGGAGATCGAGACTCTCAGGCAACGCGAGAGTAGCACCGAATCGCTCTCCTGGCGAACCTTTCTGAAGCCGACAGTTTGGAAACCTTTCGTCATTCTTGCTGTTTTTCACGTGATACAGCTCTCAACCGGCTGCGACGTTATTATTTTTTACCAG GTGGATTTCCTAGCGAGTCTAGGCACGACCTACGACCCTGTGTCAGTCTCTGTGGCCTTATCAACAGTCAGATTCCTCTCAAACATAACTGTCGGCGTCTACACCAATTCGATTTCCCGGAAATTATCAACTGCAATTTCCGGTTTCTGCATGGCGGTGCCCCTCGCCGGAGCGGTAATATACGAGTACCATTACCGGTGCGTACCGTGCGACAGGCCCGTCCAATGGCTGCCTCTCACATTCATCTTCGCCTACCTAGTGGCGGCCGAATTCGCTGTTAACTGTCTGCCCGGGACTATGGTAGGAGAGTTGTACCCACTTAGCGTTAGGGGTACCATGAGTGGGGCAACACATTTTGCTGCGCATTGCTCTTATTTTGCGTACGTTAAGTTTTACTTTGCGTGCCTGAGGGTTTTGAAGATTCACGGGATTTTATTCGTGTTTGCAGCGAGTTCTTTTCTTGCTGGTCTTTTTGGGATTTATATATTGCCGGAGACACACGGCAAAAGCCTGGTGGAGGTGGAACGAGGTTTCGAGGGGAAAACTCAGGAAATTGACCAAAATATTGTGGTACCACTATCCTCTATTAATAGCTAA